The Candidatus Binatia bacterium nucleotide sequence CGTTCGGATACTCGCCGCCACCCTGATCTTCGTCCCAGTTGGGGCCCCACGACGGCTCGCGGCCGTTCGCCGACGGGGCCAGGTGTACCGAGCGGCCGTTGCCGTCGAAGAACACCTCGCTGTGATTGAAGGTCCACCCGCCGCCGAACTCCTCCGCCGCCGGCACGTGACCGAGTACGACCTTGCCGTTGGCGTCGTAGCCGCCGCCCATCTGCTCCCAGCCCTTTGGCGTGCCGAGGCCGGGTTGCGTATTGACGGTGCACCACCATTGCAGTTCCTCGCCCGCCTCGCGCGTCCACAACATCTTGCAGGCGACGGAGCAGGTCTGGCAGCCCATGCACTTGTTCAGGTCGAAAAGCATGGCGACCTGGCGCGGAGTCGCGGTTCGGTGTGGAGCGGTCATCAGGATCTCCTTAGATACGCCTATCCCTCAGTTCCGATATGCCTGTCCAATACCAAGTTTCGATAAAAGTATGCTTTGCGTTCATATCGGCCGGCGTTTACGCTGGTCACGGGGCACACGGGTATGGACCTGAGACAGGCTCGGCATCTGGTGGCGGTCATCGAGCACGGCAACGTGCTGCGGGCAGCGAACGCGATCCATCTTTCGCAGCCGGCGTTGAGCAAGAGCATTCAGAACCTCGAGGCCGAGCTCGGGGTGCCGTTGCTGGAGCGGGGTCCGCGCGGCGTGGCGCCGACCGTTTACGGCCTGGCGTTGCTGCGGCACGCACGGCTTCTGCTGAACCAGGGAGATCAGGCGATCGCGGAGATCCGCGCCATCAGGGAGGGGCAGCTCGGGCACCTGCGGCTCGGGGTGGCGAACTTCGCCATACCTTCCTTGCCGGCGGTCGTCGCGAAGCTGCTCGCGTCGAAGCCGGGGCTGTCGATCGACGTCGTCGACGGCACGTACGAAGGCCTGACCGAGCTGGTTCGCGAAGGGGCGCTCGACGCCGTGGTCAGTGGGTTGCCGCCGGTGCATCGTGCCGAGGACCTGGTGCACGAGGAGTTGATCTCCACCAACTTCGTGCTTGCTTGCCGGCCCGACTGCATGCCGTTCCAGCCGGCGCCGGTTGCGATCGCGTCTCTCGACGGTGTGCAGTGGATTCTGCCGAACCGGCCGCAGGCGATCGTCGACCTGTGGGAGCTCGGGTTTCGGACGATGGGGGTGATTCCGCCGCGCCTGGTTCTGCAATCGGCATCGATGATGTTCATCAAGGCCCTGCTGATGGAGGGTCCGTTTGTCACGCTGTTGCCGCGCGGCATCGTGCAGCCCGAGGTCGGGAACGGGCGTCTCACGGCGATCGAGTTGGAGCATCCGTTCGCGCGCGTGAGCGAGGGTATCATCTACCGGCCGGGCGGCGTGCAGCCGCCGGTGCTGGCCGCGCTCATCGAGGCCATTCGATCTTGAGGGTAAGCCGCAACGTCCGTGTGGATTTCCTCACGACTTCGATCGTCGGCGACGGCGTCCTTCACTGGGTCGAGAAGGAAGCGTCGAGCCGGGACCGGCGCTCGTTCACGGGAGGTCTCCTCCGGTGCGCCGGCGTGCGACGAAGAACTCGTAGGCGTAATGCTCCGAATGCCGCCGGTGCATTTTCGGCTCCTGCGCCAGTAGATCGAGTACGGCAAGGGCTTCGTCGTCGCCGGCGTACTTGCCGCGCAGCGCCGCGATCCGCCGCAGCATCGGGGTATAGAAGTCGTCCCACCATGCCTCGTCCGGCAACGAGGGTCGATAGGACATCCACACGGGCCCGCCAGAGCGATGGGTGTCCAGCACCTCCCTGTAGACTCCCAATACAAACTGAAGACAGGGCTGGAGGGATGATTCATGTCCAAAGCAACCACGCCGAAGATCGATCCGGAAGACTTCCTCCTCGCACCCCTATCACCGCAGCAGCGACTCGACGCTGCCTTGCGCGTCGCCAAGGAAGCTTTCAAGGGATCCAAGTTGTCGATGGCCGACGTCGAAACGGCAGTCGCGAAGGTGAGGAGAAAGCGCTACGATCGCGCGCACCGCAAGTAGGCCCTGCAAGGTTACAAGGAGACGCATCAGATGGCTAAGCGAGTCGGCCCCACGAAGAAGGATCTCGACTGGCGCCGGCGAATTTCGATCGATCCGCATATCTGCCACGGAAAGCCCTGCATTAAGGGCACGCGGATCATGGTCTCCGTCATCCTGGATTACCTCACGGCGGATGAGCCGGCGGACGAGATTCTCCGACAGTATCCCGACCTCAAGCGTGAGGATGTCCGAGCTGCCGTTGCCTATGCGGCGTGGCTCACGCGCGAGGAAGAGCAACTCCCGCTCCACACGGACCTGCATCAGTGAAGGTTAAGCTCGACGAAAACCTGCCGAGCGATCTCGCCGAGCTACTGCGCGCTGCCGGTATCGACGTATCGACTGTCAAGGATGAAGGGCTGGCCGGCCACGCCGACCCGGCAGTGCTGCGGGCCGCAACCGCGGAGAACCGAGTCCTGATGAGTTTCGACAGAGGGTTCGCGGATATCCGGCAGTACCGACCCGGAACGCATGGTGGAATCGTCGTGTTCCGTCTCAAGGACCAACGTTGGAAAACGCTTCAGACACCGGTGCGACGACTCATCTCTACCGGGGCGTTGCGAGAGCTGCGCCGCGGCCTTGCGATCGTTGATGAACACCGAGTCCGCTTCAGGCGCGCATCAGGTCGGCGGCATCAGGGGAGGTGATCTCGTGTCTGCTTGCCAACCAACTCAACCAGTGTCGAGCGCCGCTGATTTGTAGCCAAACTGTAGCCAAGGCGACGGACAAGGACGTCTATTGGCGCACATTGGCGGATTTTCGAAAGCGGGTGATCAACGTTTGAAACCAACGTCTTAGGACGGTCCAGGATATCCGCGTACGGCGGCGGATTTTCTCCTTATCCTCCTCACATGCAGGAGGTCCCTGGTTCGAGTCCTGAGGTGCTGGATGAGGTGCTGGACCCCCATCTCTCCGGCAGGCGCGAGTGGATGTCCCACCGACCCCGGCACGATGCACCCGTCCTGCCGGCGCAATCTTCTGTTGACACGCGCTTTGTCCGCGCTGTATACGGGCTGTGAAGGGGGGATCGTAAAGACGAGGGGGATGGCGGGCAACGTCCGAGAATCGAGCTTATGTCAAACACGGCGTTTGTACCGGCTATCCGCCCGTCGTCTGACCACGACACGTTACTGACCCGTATGGAACCTGCCCCTACGGTCCGGTTCACAGGTGGCCCTGATCCGGCGCTAGCCCGGAAAAAGGGAGAGCAGGGAAAGGATTCGTTTGCGGCAGGCTACGACACGAAGTACCTGGCGGTGGTCAGTGCGGCGCGCCCCAAGCGACTGCGCTTCGCGCTGTTCACCATCGCGGGCCGCCTGATCTCGCACGCCGGCAAGTTGATACTGCAGATCAGTGCCGCGGCGGACCGACTGGCCGGACTGGTTGAGGCGCGCCGCCGCGTTAGCGCCGGATTTGGGTTCACGGGAGGTCTCCTCCGGTGCGCCGGCGTGCGACGAAGAACTCGTAGGCGTAATGCTCCGAATACCGCCGGTGCATTTCCGGCTCCTGCGCCAGTCGATCGAGTACGGCAAGGGCTTCGTCGTCGCCGGCGTACTTGCCGCGCAGCGCCGCGATCCGCCGCAGCATCGGGGTATAGAAGTCGTCCCACCATGCCTCGTCCGGCAACGTGAAGTGGCCGAGCAGTGCGAAGCCACCGCGCTCGATTGTCGCCAGTACGTTGTCCACTTGCCCCATGGTCGGATACTCCGAATCGAAGCTCGCCTTGAGTTCGGGCGGCGGGTCGGGCCGGCGCCAGACCGCGTCGGTGAAAGCCAGATGGCCCCCCGGGCGGAGCAACCCCCGGCAGATCCGCAGCGCCGGCTCGATGCCGATGTTGTACAGGGCGCCCTCGGACCAGATGAGATCGAAACTCCCGGGGAGTTGATCCGGTTTGGAGATGTCTCCCACCAGGGCCCGGATTCGAGGCGACAACCCGCGCCGGGCCAGTATCGCGGACAGTCGCTCGATGCTCGGAGCATGGCTGTCGATAGCCACGATGGGCCCCGGGAGGAGATCGGCGAGGTGAATCGTTTGTCCCCCGACACCGCAGCCGAGATCGAGTACCACCGGGGAGGGAGGGAGATCCCGGCAAAGGCCGAGGGCTTGCTCGGCGCAGGCCCGGTTACCCGGACCCTGCCGCGGCAGGGCTTCGTAGACCTCGAAGAAGATCTCCCAGTACCGCCGTGTGGGCTGAATCATCGGTGTCCCCGTCCGTCACCGGCTCGGCGCAGGGCATCGGGCGTTGCCGAGCTGCCGACCAACGGGGAAGGTACCGCCATGACCTGCCTCAAACGCGATCGTGAACATAGTCCCTCGCCCGAGTGGTGTCCAAGCTCACTTGAGCAGCGTTACCAGTCCGGCGAAGCCGAGCAGCGCGAACACCGCGGCGCGGAACTTGTCCTCAGGCAGCCGGCCGTGCAGCCATTCGCCCCCGAGGATACCCAGCGCCGCCACCGGCACCAGCACCGCGAAGTACGGCAGGGTCGCCGCCGTGAACCTCCCGGTGACGAGGTAAGCCACGGTCAGGCAGACGTTCAGCACCAGTAACACGACCGACAGGGTGCTGCGGAACGCCGCCTTGTTCAACCCGCCGCGGCTCACCGCATAGACCAGCAACGGACCGCCGGTGGCGAACAGGCCGTGGGTCAGGCCGGCGCCGAACAACGACGCGCGTTGGACCAGCGGCGACAACGGGCGTTGCACCGCCGGCCCCCGCCACCAGGCCAGCACCTCGCGCGCGGCCAGCGCTACCACCACCGCACCGAAGATCTCCTGCAGTGCCGGCGCGGCGAGTCGCTGCAGCAGGACGAGGCCCAACCCCGTACCGGTCGCCATCCACGGCAGGATCCGCCCGCGTATGAGCCGCCAATCGGCGTGCAGATGGTGGCGGCCGACAAGATACCCGAGCACCAGAACATTGGCCGGCACCAGCGGCGCAACCAGCACACCGATCGGATAGAACAAAGCTCCCAGCGTCACCGAAATGATCGTCGAACCGAATCCCGTCGCCGCCTCCGAGACGAAGGCGAACCAGACGATTACGACTAAAGCGAGGAAGGCGAGGTCGAAAGACATGCGGCGGCTCCGGAGACCGACGGAGAGCAGTAGGGCTTGCGGGACGGGGCAGGGGACACGGGCAGCGGGAGCTGCCGCTCACGCGAGGACCGTCCCTTCCGGAACGATGGCTACGCCCCCCTCGGTCACGTCGAAGCGGCGCCGGTCGGCGACCGGATCGAGTCCGACTTCCATGCCGGCGGGAACGACGACGGTCTCGTCGACGATGGCGCGGCGGACCCGGGCCCCCTCGCCGATCTTCACGCCCGGCATGAGGATCGCGTCCTCCACCTCGGCGCCCGGACCGACGAAGGTGCCGGGCGAGAGAACGCAGCGCCGCACGGTGCCCCCGGCGATGGTGCTCCCGGGGGCCATGATGCTGTCTCCCGCGCGGGCCTCGCGGCCGGCGACGTTGCGAATCATTGCCGGCGGGTGCTGGCCACTGTACGTGCGGATCGGCCAGTCGGGCGCCTGCAGGTTGAACGACGGCTGCGGCCGCAGCAGATCCATGTGGGCGTCGAAGTAGCTGTCCAGCGTGCCAACGTCCTGCCAGTAGTGCTGCGCCGCCGGACAGCGCGAGATGACGTCGAACGCGTAAGCCCGGCCGCCCGCGGCGATGGCCGGAATGATGTTGTGGCCGAAATCGTGTTGCGACTCCCGCTTCGCGTCGGCAATCAGCGCCCGTACCAGCGGAGCGGTCTTGAAGACGTAAACCCCCATGTTGACGAGCGCTCGCGTCGGATCGGCGGCCAGCGGCTTCGGCTGGGCCGGTTTCTCCGCCCAACCGGTGATGCGGGACGCCGCATCGACCTCCAGCACGCCCATGCGTGTCGCCTCGCCGAGCGAGGCCTGCGTCGAAGCCAGGGTCACATCGGCGTCGCGTTCGAGGTGAAACTGGATCATCGGACCGTAGTCCATCCGGTAGATGTGGTCTCCCGACACGACCAGCACGTTCCTGGGTCGATCCTCTTCGAGCAGGTAGAGGTTCTGGAACACGGCATCGGCGGTCCCGGCATACCAGCGCGAGACGAGTTGAAGCTGCGGCGGCACGGGTTGGATAAACTCGCCGAGCTCGGGGTGCAGGATGCTCCACGCCATGCGCAGGTGCCGGTCGAGCGACAGCGACTGATGCTGCGTCAGGACGTAAGTTCGCTTGAGGCCGCTGTTCAGGCAGTTCGACAGCGTGAAGTCGACGATGCGGTAGAGGCCGGCGAAGGGCACTGCAGGCTTGGCGCGCCTCTTCGTCAGCGGATAAAGCCGTTCGCCCTGGCCCCCGGCCAGGAGCATCGTCAACGTCGTCTCGGTCCAACCCGCGAGCATCACGCGGCGCCGCGGCTCGCGAGTACGTCGCGTACGGCTGCCATCAGCTCGGCCGGATCGGATGACTTCGTCACGTAGGCGTCGGCGATCCAACTGACGTACTGCTCCTTGTAAGTGGCGTACGCCGAGTTGAGGATCACCGGCAGACGGCGATCGAGGTTATGAATGCGCGTCAGGGTGTGCAGGCCGTCCATTCCGGGCATGTTGATGTCGAGGATGACGGCGTCCAGCCTGCCGCCGCGGATACATTCCAGCGCCGTCCGTCCGTCGCGCGCCTCGACGACCTCGTGACGCGCGTCCTCCAGCGCCTCGCGATAAAGCAGCCGCTGATTGTCGTCGTCTTCCACCAGGAGGATGCGGGCCATGCAATCACCTTGCGACCGGCAGGGCGACGATGAACGTGGTGCCCATACCATACTCGCTTCGGACTTCGATACTGCCGTGGTGATCATCCACGATTTTCTTCACGACTGCCAGACCCAGCCCGGTGCCACGGTGCCTGGTGGTGAAAAACGGGGTGAAGATCCGGCTCAGGTTTTCTGCCGGAATGCCGTTGCCG carries:
- a CDS encoding DUF5615 family PIN-like protein, with amino-acid sequence MKVKLDENLPSDLAELLRAAGIDVSTVKDEGLAGHADPAVLRAATAENRVLMSFDRGFADIRQYRPGTHGGIVVFRLKDQRWKTLQTPVRRLISTGALRELRRGLAIVDEHRVRFRRASGRRHQGR
- a CDS encoding glucose-1-phosphate adenylyltransferase encodes the protein MLAGWTETTLTMLLAGGQGERLYPLTKRRAKPAVPFAGLYRIVDFTLSNCLNSGLKRTYVLTQHQSLSLDRHLRMAWSILHPELGEFIQPVPPQLQLVSRWYAGTADAVFQNLYLLEEDRPRNVLVVSGDHIYRMDYGPMIQFHLERDADVTLASTQASLGEATRMGVLEVDAASRITGWAEKPAQPKPLAADPTRALVNMGVYVFKTAPLVRALIADAKRESQHDFGHNIIPAIAAGGRAYAFDVISRCPAAQHYWQDVGTLDSYFDAHMDLLRPQPSFNLQAPDWPIRTYSGQHPPAMIRNVAGREARAGDSIMAPGSTIAGGTVRRCVLSPGTFVGPGAEVEDAILMPGVKIGEGARVRRAIVDETVVVPAGMEVGLDPVADRRRFDVTEGGVAIVPEGTVLA
- a CDS encoding response regulator — encoded protein: MARILLVEDDDNQRLLYREALEDARHEVVEARDGRTALECIRGGRLDAVILDINMPGMDGLHTLTRIHNLDRRLPVILNSAYATYKEQYVSWIADAYVTKSSDPAELMAAVRDVLASRGAA
- a CDS encoding DUF433 domain-containing protein; protein product: MAKRVGPTKKDLDWRRRISIDPHICHGKPCIKGTRIMVSVILDYLTADEPADEILRQYPDLKREDVRAAVAYAAWLTREEEQLPLHTDLHQ
- a CDS encoding sulfite exporter TauE/SafE family protein, producing MSFDLAFLALVVIVWFAFVSEAATGFGSTIISVTLGALFYPIGVLVAPLVPANVLVLGYLVGRHHLHADWRLIRGRILPWMATGTGLGLVLLQRLAAPALQEIFGAVVVALAAREVLAWWRGPAVQRPLSPLVQRASLFGAGLTHGLFATGGPLLVYAVSRGGLNKAAFRSTLSVVLLVLNVCLTVAYLVTGRFTAATLPYFAVLVPVAALGILGGEWLHGRLPEDKFRAAVFALLGFAGLVTLLK
- a CDS encoding class I SAM-dependent methyltransferase is translated as MIQPTRRYWEIFFEVYEALPRQGPGNRACAEQALGLCRDLPPSPVVLDLGCGVGGQTIHLADLLPGPIVAIDSHAPSIERLSAILARRGLSPRIRALVGDISKPDQLPGSFDLIWSEGALYNIGIEPALRICRGLLRPGGHLAFTDAVWRRPDPPPELKASFDSEYPTMGQVDNVLATIERGGFALLGHFTLPDEAWWDDFYTPMLRRIAALRGKYAGDDEALAVLDRLAQEPEMHRRYSEHYAYEFFVARRRTGGDLP
- a CDS encoding LysR family transcriptional regulator: MDLRQARHLVAVIEHGNVLRAANAIHLSQPALSKSIQNLEAELGVPLLERGPRGVAPTVYGLALLRHARLLLNQGDQAIAEIRAIREGQLGHLRLGVANFAIPSLPAVVAKLLASKPGLSIDVVDGTYEGLTELVREGALDAVVSGLPPVHRAEDLVHEELISTNFVLACRPDCMPFQPAPVAIASLDGVQWILPNRPQAIVDLWELGFRTMGVIPPRLVLQSASMMFIKALLMEGPFVTLLPRGIVQPEVGNGRLTAIELEHPFARVSEGIIYRPGGVQPPVLAALIEAIRS